In one window of Methanosarcina vacuolata Z-761 DNA:
- a CDS encoding APC family permease: MKGESGLKKELNLLEITLVGIGNILGAGIYVLMGKAAGLAGNMVWFSFLFSGATATLSAFSYMELSSMFPKAGAEYGFVRRAFGERIGLFVGLLVIYFVVITSSAVALGFGRYFSSLSGNGYLTGTLGLFIVLSLIMVYGVKESARLSILITLIEVSGLLIVIYTGLPYLGTVNYLDTPGLAGIFEASTLIFFAFLGFEDIVRLSQETKEAEKTTPKAMLIAIFFTVFLYMCVAITAVSVLDFRVLGLSGVPLADVVAVSLGNEAFVLMSWIALFSTMNTVLVVMLGGSRIVYGMADSGSLPEIFSRIHPSYQTPWVAILGVTLFSALFVLFKDVAIVANISNFMIFIVFFMVNLSLIKLRYTDPGRNRPFKVPLNIGRFPLLPFLGALSTVFLFFQLSLEVITYGLMFAGIGILVVLFRTR; the protein is encoded by the coding sequence ATGAAAGGGGAGTCAGGACTGAAAAAAGAACTGAATCTGCTGGAGATCACTCTGGTAGGAATTGGCAATATCCTCGGGGCCGGAATCTACGTACTTATGGGAAAAGCTGCAGGGCTTGCAGGCAATATGGTCTGGTTTTCTTTTCTGTTTTCCGGAGCAACGGCCACACTTTCTGCCTTCAGCTATATGGAACTCAGTTCCATGTTCCCAAAGGCTGGAGCGGAATATGGATTCGTAAGAAGAGCTTTTGGAGAACGCATTGGCCTGTTTGTGGGACTGCTTGTCATATATTTTGTAGTAATAACAAGTTCTGCAGTTGCCCTCGGGTTTGGCAGGTATTTCAGCAGCCTTTCCGGGAATGGATATTTAACAGGGACCCTGGGCCTTTTTATCGTTCTCAGCCTTATCATGGTTTATGGGGTCAAGGAATCTGCCCGGCTATCTATTCTAATAACTCTTATAGAAGTGTCAGGGCTTCTAATTGTAATCTATACAGGCCTTCCTTACCTTGGAACGGTAAATTACCTAGATACTCCGGGCCTGGCAGGAATATTTGAGGCTTCAACTCTGATTTTTTTTGCATTTCTAGGTTTTGAGGATATCGTAAGATTATCCCAGGAAACAAAAGAAGCCGAAAAGACAACTCCAAAAGCCATGCTTATTGCGATATTTTTCACGGTTTTCCTGTACATGTGCGTGGCGATAACTGCCGTAAGTGTGCTTGACTTTCGGGTTCTCGGACTTTCAGGGGTTCCCCTTGCAGATGTTGTGGCTGTTTCTCTGGGGAATGAAGCTTTTGTCCTTATGTCCTGGATAGCCCTTTTTTCTACTATGAACACTGTACTTGTGGTAATGCTTGGAGGGTCAAGGATTGTATATGGTATGGCAGATTCAGGGTCACTTCCGGAAATATTCTCCCGAATACACCCCAGTTACCAGACTCCGTGGGTTGCAATTTTAGGAGTTACCTTGTTCTCAGCCCTGTTTGTGCTATTCAAAGATGTTGCGATCGTAGCAAATATTTCTAATTTTATGATTTTTATTGTCTTTTTTATGGTCAACCTCTCTCTGATAAAGCTCCGTTATACTGACCCCGGAAGAAATCGCCCTTTTAAGGTTCCCCTGAATATTGGCCGTTTTCCCTTGCTGCCGTTTCTTGGAGCTCTCTCTACAGTATTTCTTTTTTTTCAGCTAAGTTTGGAAGTTATAACTTACGGTCTTATGTTTGCAGGAATCGGGATACTGGTAGTGCTGTTCAGAACCAGATAA
- a CDS encoding FprA family A-type flavoprotein: MEIYSVPEIARDVFWVGAKDWTRRMFDALVPLPQGTSYNAYLVKGEEKTALIDTVNPGFEGEFEDKINLVSSLEKLDYLIMNHAEPDHSSAIRYIMDRAPGSVLVTTERGVKMARLYHDLPDARIKVVADGDVIDLGGKNLRFIEAPWLHWPETMFTYLPEDKVLFPCDFFGAHTAQGVYDEDLEDLIPLAKRYYGEIMMPFGNMGAKALEKIKDLDIAIITPSHGPIYKNPQRILEPYTKWTAGKTDNKALIVYVSMWGSTKLMVRTIAETLLKEGVDVRIYDLEVADTGDIARELVDSRAVIIGAPTVLAGMHPLALYGTYLVKALKPPAKYGVILGSFGWGGGALKQAGDILVPSKMEIIGTLQVKGKPSEEDLKKVEEIGRELAKKMKA, from the coding sequence ATGGAGATTTACAGTGTTCCTGAAATTGCCAGAGATGTATTCTGGGTTGGGGCAAAAGATTGGACCCGTAGAATGTTTGATGCTCTGGTCCCGCTGCCTCAGGGGACAAGTTACAACGCTTATCTTGTGAAAGGAGAAGAAAAAACAGCGCTTATTGATACCGTAAATCCTGGTTTTGAAGGGGAGTTCGAAGATAAGATAAACCTGGTTTCCAGCCTGGAAAAACTGGACTACCTGATTATGAACCATGCCGAACCCGACCATTCCAGTGCAATTCGTTATATTATGGATAGGGCTCCAGGCTCAGTGCTTGTTACGACTGAGAGAGGTGTGAAAATGGCACGCCTTTACCATGACCTGCCAGACGCCCGGATTAAAGTTGTTGCCGATGGAGATGTTATTGATTTGGGAGGAAAAAATCTGCGCTTTATTGAAGCTCCCTGGCTCCACTGGCCTGAAACTATGTTCACATATCTGCCTGAAGACAAAGTACTTTTCCCATGTGATTTCTTCGGAGCTCACACAGCACAGGGCGTTTACGACGAAGATCTGGAAGACCTTATTCCTCTTGCAAAACGCTATTATGGGGAAATCATGATGCCTTTTGGAAATATGGGGGCAAAGGCTCTTGAAAAAATAAAGGATCTTGATATCGCAATTATTACGCCTAGCCACGGGCCTATCTATAAAAACCCTCAGCGTATACTTGAGCCCTACACAAAGTGGACTGCAGGAAAGACCGATAATAAAGCCCTGATTGTCTATGTTAGTATGTGGGGCTCCACAAAACTGATGGTCAGGACAATCGCAGAAACCTTACTGAAAGAAGGTGTAGATGTCAGAATCTATGACCTTGAAGTTGCGGATACAGGAGATATTGCAAGAGAACTGGTTGATTCCCGCGCTGTTATCATTGGAGCTCCAACTGTCCTTGCAGGCATGCATCCTCTTGCCCTCTACGGCACTTACCTGGTAAAAGCTCTCAAGCCGCCTGCAAAATATGGGGTTATACTTGGGTCTTTCGGCTGGGGCGGAGGCGCTCTGAAGCAAGCAGGAGATATTCTGGTTCCCTCAAAGATGGAAATTATAGGAACGCTTCAGGTGAAGGGCAAACCCAGTGAAGAAGATTTGAAAAAGGTTGAGGAAATCGGCCGAGAGCTCGCCAAAAAAATGAAAGCGTAA
- a CDS encoding glutamine synthetase family protein, protein MKASSVELNPNKLVQYLNKPASEFTKEDIIKFIKENGIKMLTFRYIGGDGRLKSLAFVIRDEEHLDNLLSAGERVDGSSLFTYIEADSSDLYILPKYRTAFVNPFEEIPTLDILCSYFDKDGSPLASSSETVMKKAGQVLIEKTGYELQSMGELEYYIIANKEDVNMAFPAVDQRGYHESNPFTKFDQLRKEAMLYISEAGGKIKYGHSEVGNFTDDKYYYEQNEIEFETDTLENTVDRLLIAKWMLRMLADQYGVIVSFAPKITVGKAGSGLHVHMKLLKDGKTVMVENGGVSDTAKTAIAGLLDIAAGITAFGNRIPTSYLRLVPHQEAPTNICWGDRNRSALIRVPLGWFAEESSKMVAIANPNYNEEFKSHSYKSTFEFRAADPSADLYLLMAAFAVGIRHGFEMKNALDVAKKLYIDVNIFKDEHKDRLAQLEHLPASCYESAQALKGLKDIFMEYDVFSEGMINDTVNYLEGLDDNNLSERLYGKNEEIRKLVDSYIHVG, encoded by the coding sequence ATGAAAGCATCATCCGTAGAATTGAATCCTAATAAACTGGTACAGTACCTCAACAAACCAGCAAGCGAATTCACCAAAGAAGATATTATAAAGTTCATAAAGGAAAACGGCATTAAGATGCTGACTTTCCGTTATATTGGTGGAGATGGAAGACTCAAATCTCTCGCCTTTGTGATCAGAGACGAAGAACATCTTGACAACTTGCTTTCCGCTGGTGAGAGAGTCGATGGATCAAGCCTTTTTACATACATCGAAGCAGACTCAAGCGATCTCTATATCCTTCCTAAATACAGGACTGCCTTCGTGAATCCTTTTGAAGAAATCCCAACCCTGGATATCCTCTGTTCCTACTTCGACAAGGATGGAAGCCCTCTTGCAAGCTCTTCCGAAACCGTCATGAAGAAGGCTGGCCAGGTCTTGATCGAGAAGACAGGCTATGAACTTCAGTCAATGGGTGAACTCGAATACTACATCATTGCCAACAAAGAAGATGTCAATATGGCTTTCCCAGCCGTTGACCAGAGAGGATACCACGAGTCCAATCCCTTCACCAAATTCGACCAGCTCAGAAAGGAAGCAATGCTGTACATCTCCGAAGCTGGCGGAAAAATCAAGTACGGGCACTCTGAAGTCGGAAACTTTACTGACGATAAATACTACTACGAACAGAATGAAATCGAATTTGAGACTGACACACTTGAGAACACTGTCGACCGTCTGCTTATCGCAAAGTGGATGCTCAGGATGCTTGCCGACCAGTACGGTGTAATTGTCAGCTTTGCACCGAAGATCACTGTCGGAAAAGCAGGAAGCGGGCTGCACGTCCATATGAAACTCCTGAAAGACGGAAAGACCGTTATGGTAGAAAATGGCGGCGTTAGCGACACTGCAAAAACTGCAATTGCCGGTCTTCTTGACATTGCAGCAGGAATTACTGCTTTTGGAAACAGAATCCCAACATCCTACCTGCGTCTTGTACCTCACCAGGAAGCTCCTACCAACATTTGCTGGGGAGACAGGAACCGTTCTGCTCTGATCCGTGTGCCTCTTGGCTGGTTCGCTGAAGAATCCAGCAAGATGGTAGCTATCGCCAACCCGAACTATAATGAAGAGTTCAAGAGCCACAGCTACAAGTCTACCTTTGAATTCCGTGCAGCAGACCCCTCAGCTGACCTTTACCTCTTGATGGCAGCCTTTGCTGTAGGTATCCGCCACGGCTTTGAAATGAAAAACGCTCTTGATGTTGCAAAGAAGCTCTACATCGATGTCAACATTTTCAAGGACGAACACAAGGACAGACTTGCCCAGCTTGAGCACCTGCCTGCTTCCTGCTACGAGTCCGCTCAGGCCCTGAAAGGACTGAAAGATATCTTCATGGAATACGATGTCTTCTCCGAAGGTATGATCAACGACACCGTAAACTACCTTGAAGGCCTTGACGACAACAATCTCAGTGAGAGACTCTACGGCAAGAACGAAGAAATCAGGAAACTTGTGGACTCTTACATCCACGTTGGATAA
- a CDS encoding D-aminoacyl-tRNA deacylase: protein MKENSNPENSGSQEKNLLEDPVPRITIICSAPDLASQNIKTNLLNLMEWNLLELPENSGFYAARESQDGKFRLIDIEEMHVFQDGLDRKLENEGLPASLIIFASKHRSKEEISSLTVHCTGNPSDDARLGGCPKSLAVSSPAAMKSILMEMKRLAEQKGLKYDVTLEVTHHGPTELLVPSLYAEIGSTEAQWKDPEAGEVAAKAILSVSLEKVPVAIGFGGGHYAMRQTGLLLETGISFGHNFPKYKLEFVDEALIKQAIEKSKADFAYFDRKSMKSGERKKISEILEKLGLNVLKESEIREKYGN, encoded by the coding sequence ATGAAAGAAAACAGCAATCCAGAAAATTCCGGGAGCCAGGAAAAAAACCTCCTTGAAGACCCGGTCCCAAGAATAACAATCATTTGTTCTGCCCCCGACCTTGCCAGCCAGAACATTAAGACCAACCTTTTAAACCTCATGGAATGGAACCTCCTTGAGCTTCCTGAAAACTCCGGATTCTATGCGGCCAGGGAGTCGCAGGACGGAAAATTCAGGCTTATTGATATTGAGGAAATGCATGTCTTCCAGGACGGACTCGACAGGAAACTCGAAAATGAAGGGTTGCCAGCTTCCCTTATAATTTTCGCATCCAAACACCGGAGCAAAGAGGAGATTTCTTCCCTTACCGTACACTGTACAGGGAACCCCTCAGACGATGCAAGGCTTGGAGGCTGCCCGAAGTCTCTTGCAGTCTCTTCTCCGGCTGCCATGAAGTCCATCCTTATGGAAATGAAGCGCCTGGCTGAGCAAAAAGGCCTCAAGTACGATGTTACCCTTGAAGTGACCCACCACGGGCCGACTGAGCTTTTAGTTCCCTCGCTTTATGCTGAAATAGGAAGCACTGAAGCGCAGTGGAAAGATCCTGAAGCAGGAGAGGTTGCTGCAAAAGCCATCCTTTCAGTCTCCCTTGAAAAAGTGCCAGTTGCCATCGGTTTTGGAGGTGGGCATTATGCCATGCGCCAGACCGGACTTTTGCTTGAAACCGGGATATCTTTTGGACACAATTTTCCCAAGTACAAGCTTGAATTTGTGGATGAAGCCCTGATCAAACAAGCAATTGAAAAATCAAAGGCTGATTTTGCTTATTTTGACCGAAAATCCATGAAAAGCGGAGAAAGGAAAAAGATTTCCGAAATCCTTGAGAAGCTGGGGCTCAATGTCCTTAAAGAATCCGAGATCAGGGAAAAATATGGAAATTAA
- a CDS encoding DUF3147 family protein — MLNIEILPVLLRFLFGGSAVAISAIVAKKFGGRLGGVFAAFPAVYLAAILGLSIDYKGSELLLISEQLSKGALVGMLADICCALAASYLILRSGWKKGLVYSLLLWAVLAPAIYLLWFRF, encoded by the coding sequence ATGCTGAACATAGAGATACTTCCGGTTCTCCTCCGCTTTCTTTTTGGAGGAAGCGCTGTTGCGATTTCCGCAATTGTTGCAAAGAAATTCGGAGGCAGATTGGGGGGAGTTTTTGCAGCTTTCCCGGCAGTATATCTGGCAGCAATTCTGGGCCTGAGTATAGATTATAAAGGAAGCGAACTGCTCCTGATCTCAGAACAGCTTTCTAAAGGTGCACTTGTGGGAATGCTGGCAGATATTTGCTGTGCTCTTGCTGCAAGTTATTTGATTCTCAGGTCTGGGTGGAAAAAAGGGCTGGTTTACTCGCTTCTCCTCTGGGCCGTGCTTGCTCCTGCAATCTACTTATTGTGGTTCAGATTCTGA
- a CDS encoding CheR family methyltransferase: MPSDTYPGAAFVLIQHLDPNYKSILSDLIRSFTRMPVYEVTNWINIEPNCVYIIPPNRDMVLRDGVLQLIEPSQPRGRRLPIDIFFSSLAQDKKEKAIGIVLSGTGSDGTKGVQAIKAEGGMVMAQAPESSEYNNMPLSAIATGQVDYVLKPEEMPAQLINYIAYVFGKTRQVTSKFECLMKNIFNFLHIKTGHDFSHYKYGTINRRVERRMAIRNIENVDEYVHYLEQKPAEVEALFHDLLIGVTSFFRNPEAYEALQEQVIPCLFVGKYPESSIRIWVPGCSTGEEAYSIAILLQEQMDNFDQNFKVQIFATDIDSKAIEKARSGLYPANIAADMSSEGLKRFFTLDSDGYYHIHHNIREMVIFSEQDIIKDPPFSKLDLISCRNLLIYMDKELQKKLIPLFHYALNPGGFLFLGPSENVGEFINLFDTLDRKSKLYIKKGGHSSEYFLSIGTFISPSMKSEARKPSGNVPVEIRPKLRELTEHAMLQYYAPASVLIDEHGNILYIYGRTGMYLEPASGEIGMNILSMAREGLRSELTTALHRAVINKAPVFHPRVRVKTNGNFTTINLAVRPVERNHDTTTWLNLFLVTFEETLELEQIETEKAISTDAGEKACETDVDVRILKLKKELQAKEESLKASNEELTTSNEELKSANEEMQSVNEELQSTNEELETSREELQSVNEELGTVNIELQNRVAELSQANNDMNNLLAGTGIGTIFVDHQLRIMRFTPPVTRLINLIPSDIGRPVGHIVSNLLGYDRLVEDIKEVLDSLIPKDIEVQTKENTWYLLGIRPYRTLENTIEGAVITFTDITEMKRVRLKESETMCRLVAVAHDASDAITLQDMEGNILAWNPKAESIYGWSEAEALSMNVSSMIPEGRKTEELLIVKKLSRAEVLEPYRTQRITKDGRIVDIWLTATSLVNEAGEVYAIATTEREIKLEDNEKKSPK, translated from the coding sequence ATGCCCTCAGACACCTATCCCGGAGCGGCTTTTGTCCTGATACAGCACCTGGATCCTAATTATAAAAGCATTCTTTCCGACCTGATCAGGAGCTTTACCAGGATGCCTGTATACGAAGTTACAAATTGGATAAATATTGAGCCGAACTGTGTTTATATCATCCCGCCTAACCGCGATATGGTTCTTCGGGATGGCGTGCTCCAGTTGATAGAGCCATCCCAGCCGCGTGGTCGTCGCCTGCCGATTGATATATTTTTCAGCTCTCTGGCCCAGGACAAAAAAGAAAAGGCTATTGGTATTGTCCTCTCGGGTACCGGTAGCGACGGCACAAAAGGGGTGCAGGCTATCAAGGCTGAGGGAGGAATGGTAATGGCACAGGCCCCCGAGTCCAGCGAATACAACAATATGCCTCTTAGTGCTATTGCTACAGGTCAGGTGGATTACGTCCTGAAGCCTGAAGAGATGCCTGCACAGCTCATTAATTATATTGCCTATGTATTCGGTAAAACACGCCAGGTAACCTCAAAATTTGAATGCCTGATGAAAAATATATTCAATTTTCTTCACATCAAGACTGGTCATGACTTTTCTCACTACAAATACGGTACCATCAATCGGCGCGTTGAACGGCGCATGGCTATCCGAAATATTGAGAATGTGGATGAGTATGTGCATTATTTAGAGCAAAAGCCCGCTGAGGTGGAAGCTCTCTTTCATGACCTTTTAATCGGCGTCACCAGTTTCTTCCGTAATCCTGAAGCTTATGAAGCACTCCAGGAACAGGTTATCCCGTGTCTCTTTGTCGGCAAGTACCCAGAGTCATCAATACGTATCTGGGTGCCCGGATGTTCCACAGGTGAAGAGGCATATTCCATAGCCATTTTACTCCAGGAACAGATGGATAACTTTGACCAAAATTTCAAGGTGCAAATTTTCGCCACTGATATTGACAGTAAGGCTATTGAAAAGGCCCGTAGCGGTCTCTATCCAGCCAATATTGCCGCTGATATGTCCTCTGAAGGGCTTAAGCGTTTCTTCACTCTGGATTCAGACGGCTACTACCATATTCATCATAATATCCGTGAAATGGTTATTTTTTCCGAACAGGATATCATTAAGGATCCTCCATTTTCTAAGCTTGACCTCATCAGTTGTCGCAACTTGCTGATCTATATGGACAAAGAACTGCAGAAGAAACTAATTCCCCTCTTCCACTACGCTTTGAACCCTGGTGGATTTCTCTTTCTTGGTCCTTCCGAAAATGTGGGCGAGTTCATAAATCTTTTTGACACACTGGACCGCAAGTCAAAACTCTATATTAAAAAAGGAGGTCATAGCAGTGAGTATTTCCTTTCCATAGGGACTTTTATTTCACCATCGATGAAAAGCGAAGCCAGAAAACCTTCAGGCAACGTTCCTGTCGAAATCAGACCTAAACTGCGAGAGCTGACCGAGCACGCAATGCTGCAATATTATGCCCCTGCCAGTGTTTTGATCGACGAACACGGTAATATCCTGTATATTTATGGCCGTACTGGCATGTACCTTGAACCAGCTTCGGGTGAAATCGGCATGAACATCTTGAGTATGGCTCGAGAGGGATTAAGATCAGAACTGACTACGGCCCTGCACAGAGCCGTCATAAATAAAGCGCCAGTGTTTCATCCCAGAGTGCGAGTTAAAACCAACGGCAATTTCACTACAATTAATCTGGCGGTAAGACCTGTAGAGCGAAACCATGATACAACCACCTGGCTAAACTTATTCTTGGTCACTTTTGAGGAAACGCTGGAGTTGGAGCAGATCGAAACCGAAAAGGCTATCTCTACAGATGCTGGCGAAAAAGCCTGTGAAACGGATGTGGATGTGCGAATCTTAAAGCTAAAAAAGGAGCTACAGGCCAAGGAAGAAAGCCTCAAAGCTTCCAATGAGGAACTGACAACTTCCAATGAAGAACTTAAATCTGCCAACGAAGAAATGCAGTCAGTCAACGAGGAACTACAGTCCACAAATGAGGAACTGGAGACTTCAAGGGAGGAACTGCAATCCGTAAATGAAGAACTGGGCACGGTTAATATCGAGCTGCAAAACAGGGTAGCTGAACTGTCTCAAGCCAATAACGACATGAATAACCTGCTGGCTGGAACAGGCATCGGCACTATCTTTGTGGACCATCAACTACGTATCATGCGCTTCACTCCTCCAGTTACACGTTTGATAAATCTGATCCCATCAGACATTGGAAGGCCGGTTGGACATATTGTCTCAAATCTTCTGGGCTATGACCGCTTGGTAGAGGACATAAAAGAGGTGCTGGACAGCCTGATACCCAAAGATATTGAGGTCCAGACTAAGGAGAATACCTGGTATTTGCTGGGCATCCGGCCTTATCGCACTCTTGAAAACACTATTGAAGGAGCGGTAATTACTTTTACGGATATTACCGAGATGAAACGGGTGAGGCTTAAGGAGTCTGAAACTATGTGCCGCCTGGTTGCAGTAGCGCACGATGCAAGCGATGCTATAACGTTGCAGGACATGGAAGGCAACATCCTGGCCTGGAACCCAAAGGCAGAGAGTATTTATGGCTGGAGTGAAGCCGAAGCACTCTCAATGAATGTTAGCAGCATGATCCCGGAAGGTCGGAAAACAGAAGAGCTACTTATAGTGAAAAAGCTTAGCCGGGCTGAGGTCCTTGAACCTTACCGCACCCAAAGAATTACCAAGGATGGCAGGATAGTGGATATATGGCTGACCGCCACTTCACTGGTAAACGAAGCAGGTGAAGTATATGCTATTGCAACCACGGAGCGGGAAATCAAATTAGAAGATAATGAGAAGAAGAGCCCGAAATAA
- a CDS encoding MEDS domain-containing protein yields the protein MKESLRKSGIDIIGDVPWGTHICQFYQTKEDLIDTLVHYFKTGLNNNEFCLWILSEPLKVKDAKEFLRMAVPYIDSYLDKGQIQILPYSRFYAEEGVFDSERVLSSLVEKLNQALASGYDGLRLSGNALWLDKENWSDFVNYEIKLDSATGNYQMIALCTYFLDKFDATKIIEVAINHQIVLIKRDGKLEQIKNSKREKEEEKIRSLADIVESSNDAILTISLDGTITSWNKGAEQTYGYSAKEIIGKPISILEPPILIEETEELIELFKQGDKIHNYETLRLREDGRIINVSVTFSPIFDAFKKLVSISVISRDMTRSKRVEEKLRKSEERYRIATEQTGQVVYEYDLRTDKSSWAGAIEKVTGYSLEEFQRFGKKVWLKNIHLTDMSSGDEKFQSARKTGGRFKEELRLRKKDGSCIYIENNGVWLTGYDSQPCEAIGVLKDITERKKTENFLKSIETARKKEIHHRIKNNLQVISSLLDLQADKFNDTKVVEAFRESQNRVLSMALIHEELHEGMGSDVLNSSKYLERLVENIFQTYRSRNADIILNMDLEENIFFDMDTVVPLGLIVNELVSNSLKHAFVDRDNGQIQIELCKGESIGCKDNTAGSKQEEFHGTSFILIVSDNGVGIPGDFDLENPASLGMQLVNTLIDQLEGKLELKKGNGTEFTIKFRVM from the coding sequence GTGAAAGAAAGCCTGAGGAAATCTGGCATTGATATTATTGGAGATGTACCCTGGGGTACACATATTTGTCAATTCTATCAAACAAAAGAAGATTTAATAGATACACTGGTTCATTACTTCAAGACAGGACTGAATAATAACGAGTTTTGCTTGTGGATTCTGTCAGAGCCCCTGAAAGTAAAAGATGCAAAAGAATTCCTGAGAATGGCTGTTCCTTATATTGATAGTTATTTGGATAAAGGACAGATACAAATTCTTCCTTATAGTCGGTTTTATGCAGAAGAGGGCGTTTTTGATTCGGAGAGAGTCTTAAGCAGTCTTGTTGAAAAACTCAACCAGGCCCTGGCAAGTGGATACGATGGATTGAGGTTGAGTGGAAATGCTTTGTGGCTGGATAAAGAGAATTGGAGTGATTTTGTTAACTATGAGATAAAACTGGACAGTGCCACAGGCAATTATCAGATGATCGCGCTCTGTACCTATTTTCTTGACAAGTTCGATGCAACCAAAATCATCGAGGTGGCTATTAACCACCAGATTGTGTTAATCAAGAGGGACGGAAAATTGGAACAGATAAAAAATTCCAAGCGTGAAAAAGAAGAAGAAAAAATCAGGAGTTTAGCAGATATTGTGGAGTCCTCAAATGATGCTATTTTAACTATCTCGCTTGATGGTACTATTACCAGCTGGAACAAAGGTGCAGAGCAAACTTATGGTTATTCAGCTAAAGAAATTATTGGGAAACCCATATCCATCCTTGAACCGCCCATCTTAATTGAGGAAACAGAAGAATTAATTGAACTGTTTAAACAGGGAGACAAAATCCACAATTATGAGACTTTGCGGTTAAGAGAAGACGGCAGGATAATAAACGTTTCAGTAACTTTTTCTCCGATTTTTGACGCCTTTAAAAAGCTGGTTTCTATCTCAGTTATCTCCAGAGATATGACCAGAAGTAAAAGAGTCGAAGAAAAACTCCGGAAGAGTGAAGAAAGATACAGAATCGCTACAGAGCAGACAGGGCAAGTGGTATATGAATATGATTTAAGAACAGATAAGAGTAGCTGGGCAGGTGCTATAGAAAAAGTTACAGGGTATAGCCTTGAAGAGTTTCAGAGGTTTGGAAAGAAAGTATGGCTTAAAAATATTCATCTGACAGATATGAGTAGTGGGGATGAAAAGTTTCAGAGTGCAAGAAAGACTGGAGGTAGATTTAAGGAAGAATTAAGATTGAGAAAAAAAGATGGAAGTTGCATTTATATAGAAAATAACGGAGTCTGGCTTACAGGTTATGATAGCCAGCCTTGTGAAGCTATAGGAGTATTGAAAGACATTACTGAAAGAAAAAAGACAGAAAATTTCCTTAAAAGTATAGAAACTGCCCGTAAGAAGGAAATCCATCACAGGATAAAGAATAACCTTCAGGTAATTTCTTCTCTTCTCGATCTTCAGGCTGATAAGTTCAATGATACGAAAGTTGTTGAAGCTTTCAGGGAAAGCCAGAATAGAGTATTATCTATGGCTCTCATCCACGAAGAGCTGCACGAAGGCATGGGAAGCGATGTACTGAACTCTTCTAAATATCTAGAGAGGCTTGTTGAGAACATTTTCCAGACGTACAGATCTAGAAATGCCGATATTATATTGAACATGGATCTGGAAGAAAATATTTTCTTTGATATGGATACTGTAGTTCCGTTAGGGCTAATCGTCAATGAACTCGTTTCAAATTCTCTTAAACATGCATTTGTCGACAGAGATAACGGGCAGATTCAAATTGAACTTTGTAAAGGAGAATCAATCGGATGTAAAGACAATACAGCAGGAAGCAAACAAGAGGAATTTCACGGTACCAGTTTTATCCTGATAGTCTCAGACAATGGAGTAGGTATACCTGGAGATTTTGATCTGGAGAATCCTGCTAGCCTTGGCATGCAACTGGTAAACACTCTCATAGACCAGTTAGAAGGCAAACTTGAACTAAAAAAAGGCAATGGGACGGAATTTACTATAAAATTTAGAGTGATGTAA
- a CDS encoding DUF2173 family protein, producing the protein MPKEMAEITAKFCGTVNLIFDALASAYTQLYKMNWVPQQNWMYSGGDWTVMISGTRGVFVEKSKADLKKLFTALGIC; encoded by the coding sequence ATGCCAAAAGAGATGGCCGAGATAACTGCCAAGTTCTGTGGAACCGTGAACCTGATATTTGATGCTCTGGCCAGTGCTTACACGCAACTCTACAAGATGAACTGGGTACCTCAGCAGAACTGGATGTACAGCGGCGGCGACTGGACCGTTATGATCTCGGGAACGAGAGGAGTTTTTGTTGAGAAGTCAAAGGCAGATTTAAAGAAGCTCTTTACAGCCCTGGGAATATGTTAA